The DNA sequence AGGTGCGGCCCAAGAGGCAACTGGCGCGCGTGGTGCATCCCTTGCAGGCAGTGGAACTGATGGAGGAAGCCAAGCGACTGGCGCCGGACGATGCGGCCGTGGCGACCGACCTCGGGCTCACCTACCTGCGCGCCGGTAAGCCGGAACTTGCGCTGGGTGAGTTCGAGCGAGCTCTGCGGAAGGATCCGTGCCTGTTCGACGCGCTGTGGAACCTGCGCCGGATGTCCGTTGTGAAGCCGCTGCCGGCCGGGTGCGCATGGACCCTCCGGCAGACGGAGCTGCTGACGCAGCCAGGGCTCAGTTCGGCGCCGTGATCTCGAAAGTCGTCTTGACGAACTGCCAATCGGGCAACTCATAGACCTTGAGCTTGGTGTTCAACGGAGCTTCCACGTCCTTGGTGCCGTTGGCGGGGACCGTGCCGACTTTGGCGTCGATGACGGAGAGCGGCTCGACGTCGGCCTTGGCGTCCACTGAGGTCAGCACCACACGGAGTTCCAGGCCGGTCAGCTCGGCGGGCGAGTGGTTCACCACCGCGAAACGCACGATAGGCTTCTTGGCGTCGTTCTCCAGGATGCGCAAACCAACCACTTCCACGTACTTGGCGTACGGGTTCTTCGACGATGTACCCGGCGCATCGGTCTTGGCCGCGGCTGCATTGGAGGTCGTCCCGTTCCGCCCGACAAAGCGGTAAAGACCGAACAAGGCCCCACCCAAAACCGCGACGGTGATAATGCCCACGAGCCAGGCCGGCGTACCCTTCTTCTGTTCGCCGATGGTGTAGACCTGCGCCGGCGGGGCATACTGCTGCTGCGGAGGAGGGGCGTACTGAGGGGGAGGCGCCGCGGCGTACTGGGGCGGCGGCTGTTGTACCGGGGGCGCGTACTGCTGTGTCGGCGGAGCGTACTGCGGTTGCGGCGGCGGTGCGGCCTGCGGCGCATATTGCGGCTGCGGGGGCTGCTGTTGAGGCGGTGCCGCCGTGGGTGGCTGCCCTCCGGCGGCCTGCTGACGCCGCTCCGCACAGGTGGGACATTCTGAGTAGGAAGGAGGGACCTCCCGGCCGCATTGGGGACATATCCAGGTGAACATGTGGGTTCTTTATACTCTAGACCTTTTGGTTACTTCGCTTGTCGGAGTCATCTGATAGATGCGCGCCACGGTCCGCCGGTTGCCCTCATGCGATGCGATATCGTTCTATCTCCGCTGGAATCAGTTCTATGCCAAACCCGGGCTGCTGGCGGGGCGTCATGTACCCGTTCACCGGTTTCATCGGGTTGGCCAGCACGCTGTCGAACATCTTGACACCCGACGCGGCCAGGAAGTACTCGACGAAGATGGCATTCGGGATAGCGGCGCACAACTGGCTGTGGAAGTCCCAGTTGTAGTGCGGCGCGATGGGGATGTCGAGCGCGGCGGCCATGTGGGCTACCTTCATCCACTCGCTCACTCCGCCCACCACGGTGACGTCGGGTTGCAGAATCTCGGCCGCGCGAGTCTCCACCAGTTGGGCGAAGGCCCAGCGTGTCGACTCCAGTTCACCTGTGGCGACGGGTGTGCGGATCGCCTCGGCGATCTTCGCCATGGCCGAAAGATTGTCCGCGCGCACGGGCTCTTCGATCCAGAAGGGCTCGAACTCCTCCAGGCGATCCATGGCGGCGATGGCCTCCGGAGCGCTCTTCCAGCCACCATTGGCGTCGAGCAGGATGTCCACTTCGTCGCCTAGTGCTCTGCGCACGGCGCCGATGCGTTTGGCGTCTTCCCGGGACGACTGCCCGCCGACCTTCAGTTTGAGAGCCGTGAAGCCCTGCTCCACCACGGCCGACGTCTCCCGCACGAGATCGTCGAGCGTCTGGCCTTCGCGGTAGTAGCCGCCGGTGGCATAGCAGCGCAGCCTGCGCGAGTGGACGCCCAGCAGTTCCATCACGGGTAGCCTGGCCGCTTTGCCGCGCAAGTCCCACAGGGCGATGTCGATGGCGCTGATGGTGCGGAGGGCGGCGCCGCGGCGTCCGGCCTGGATCGACTGGCGGTACATTTCGCCCCACAGATGCTCCGTATCCAGAGCGTTGGCGCCCTCCAGAATGGGCCGGTAGATCTGGTCGACCAGCGCGACCATCGCCTTTGAGCCGTCGTACCCCAGTGTGAATCCGGTGCCGGAGAGTCCGTCCTCGGTGTGGATGGTCACAATCAGGTGGTCGCGGTGCGTGATGAGGCGCACGGCGTCGGCGACCGGCTTTGGCAAGGGGATGGAAATGGCGATGGCTTCGACTCGGAGGATCTTCATCTCGCTACGATGATGGCATGGAATTTCTGCTGGCAGGCGCAGCCGCTCTACATACGGTGGCGCTGCTGCCCGGCGCGTGGAACCCGCCTACGCTGGCGCATTTGGCGATGTCCGAAGCGGCTCTCTCGTGGGCGGACGGAGCCGTGCTGGTGTTGCCGCGCGCATTCCCCCATAAGGCGGCGGAAGGGGCTCCTCTGCAGCAGCGCGCCGAATGGCTGGTGCGGGTGGCCCAGTCGCGGCCTG is a window from the uncultured Paludibaculum sp. genome containing:
- a CDS encoding mandelate racemase/muconate lactonizing enzyme family protein, giving the protein MKILRVEAIAISIPLPKPVADAVRLITHRDHLIVTIHTEDGLSGTGFTLGYDGSKAMVALVDQIYRPILEGANALDTEHLWGEMYRQSIQAGRRGAALRTISAIDIALWDLRGKAARLPVMELLGVHSRRLRCYATGGYYREGQTLDDLVRETSAVVEQGFTALKLKVGGQSSREDAKRIGAVRRALGDEVDILLDANGGWKSAPEAIAAMDRLEEFEPFWIEEPVRADNLSAMAKIAEAIRTPVATGELESTRWAFAQLVETRAAEILQPDVTVVGGVSEWMKVAHMAAALDIPIAPHYNWDFHSQLCAAIPNAIFVEYFLAASGVKMFDSVLANPMKPVNGYMTPRQQPGFGIELIPAEIERYRIA